From the Leptotrichia sp. oral taxon 221 genome, one window contains:
- a CDS encoding histidine phosphatase family protein has product MSEIYEKSTEIIFVRHGQTDFNKQRLYFGHLDPKLNETGISQLKNTKKLLHKLEKNISKVYSSDLKRCVESMKLLEIDAEVEKILTEDLREMNFGVLEGKTFEEAKEEFPGFVENLKNNWKKLRFDGSESVEDLYFRVSDKLSKIAEENKGEKILVVAHAGVIQSLLSYYLFDSLDGYWKFKIDNGSISKLHITSDGFAYFEYVNRVLM; this is encoded by the coding sequence ATGAGTGAAATATACGAAAAAAGCACGGAAATTATTTTCGTGAGACATGGACAGACGGATTTTAATAAACAAAGGTTGTATTTCGGTCATTTGGATCCGAAATTAAATGAAACAGGGATTAGTCAATTAAAAAATACAAAAAAACTTTTGCATAAATTGGAGAAGAATATATCGAAAGTCTATTCGAGTGATTTGAAGAGATGTGTAGAAAGTATGAAATTGCTGGAAATTGATGCAGAAGTTGAGAAAATTTTGACTGAAGATTTACGGGAAATGAATTTTGGTGTTTTGGAAGGGAAGACTTTTGAAGAGGCTAAAGAAGAATTTCCAGGATTTGTTGAAAATTTGAAAAATAATTGGAAGAAATTGAGATTTGATGGTTCAGAAAGTGTTGAAGACTTATATTTTCGGGTGTCAGATAAATTATCTAAAATTGCTGAGGAAAATAAAGGAGAAAAAATTTTAGTTGTGGCTCATGCGGGTGTGATTCAAAGTTTATTGAGTTACTATTTGTTTGACTCGTTGGATGGATATTGGAAATTTAAAATTGATAATGGGTCGATATCGAAATTGCACATTACTTCTGATGGATTTGCATACTTTGAATATGTGAATCGTGTTTTGATGTAG
- a CDS encoding bifunctional precorrin-2 dehydrogenase/sirohydrochlorin ferrochelatase, with product MFFPVFIDLEGREVLVIGAGKVAHKKIKKLVEYGPKITVYSKEVKNEEISKCENVKIILENVEADSEKIEKLVENYALVVAATDNVDLNELIAEICIRKNILVNNVSSKTKMNAMFGGIVKNDEFQIAVSTNGVNCRRSRAMKSRVQKVLDEVENLGK from the coding sequence ATGTTTTTTCCAGTGTTTATTGATTTAGAAGGAAGAGAAGTGTTAGTTATAGGAGCTGGGAAAGTAGCTCACAAAAAAATTAAAAAATTAGTGGAATATGGTCCAAAAATAACGGTTTATTCGAAGGAAGTTAAGAATGAAGAAATTTCAAAATGTGAAAATGTGAAAATTATTTTAGAAAATGTAGAAGCTGATAGTGAAAAAATTGAAAAATTAGTTGAAAATTATGCGCTTGTAGTTGCAGCGACTGATAATGTTGATTTAAATGAATTGATAGCAGAAATTTGTATTAGAAAAAATATTTTGGTAAATAATGTTTCATCTAAAACAAAGATGAATGCGATGTTTGGTGGAATTGTGAAAAATGATGAATTTCAAATAGCGGTTTCTACGAATGGTGTTAATTGTAGAAGATCAAGAGCGATGAAAAGTAGAGTTCAAAAGGTTTTGGATGAAGTAGAAAACTTAGGAAAATAA
- the hemB gene encoding porphobilinogen synthase has product MYKRHRKLRTSAVMRNLVKDVYVSKEDLIYPIFLEEGENIKNEIESMPGIFRYSLDRIDEELDALVELGINSILLFGIPKHKDECATESYKEDGVIQNAIRYIKKNYPNFLIIGDVCCCEYTSHGHCGILDENGYVKNDETLEVLGKIALSYARAGVDVIAPSDMMDGRIQKISQVLEKNGFHNVALMSYAVKYSSAFYGPFRDAADSAPKFGNRKTYQMDFRYSKDAIDEVREDLKQGADFIIVKPALSYLDVMQKVSNNFNVPVIAYSVSGEYSMTKAAALKGWIDEKAIVMEQMYAFKRAGANAIITYYAKDVAKYLNESD; this is encoded by the coding sequence ATGTATAAAAGACATAGAAAATTGAGAACTAGTGCGGTTATGCGAAATTTAGTGAAAGATGTTTATGTGTCAAAGGAAGATTTGATTTATCCAATTTTTTTGGAAGAGGGAGAAAATATTAAGAATGAAATTGAATCAATGCCTGGAATTTTTAGATATTCGTTGGATAGAATTGACGAAGAATTAGATGCATTGGTGGAATTGGGAATAAATTCAATTTTGTTATTTGGGATACCTAAGCATAAGGATGAATGTGCAACTGAAAGCTACAAAGAAGATGGAGTCATTCAAAATGCAATTCGATATATTAAGAAAAATTATCCGAATTTTTTGATTATTGGAGATGTTTGTTGTTGTGAATACACGAGTCATGGGCATTGTGGAATTTTAGATGAAAATGGTTATGTGAAAAATGATGAAACGTTGGAAGTTTTAGGAAAAATAGCGTTATCATATGCAAGAGCAGGAGTAGATGTAATTGCACCATCTGATATGATGGATGGAAGAATTCAAAAAATTTCTCAAGTTCTTGAAAAAAATGGTTTTCACAACGTGGCATTAATGTCTTATGCGGTTAAATATTCATCAGCATTTTATGGGCCTTTTAGAGATGCAGCAGATTCTGCGCCAAAATTTGGGAATAGGAAAACTTATCAAATGGATTTTAGATATTCAAAAGATGCGATTGATGAAGTTAGAGAAGATTTGAAGCAAGGAGCAGATTTTATAATTGTAAAACCAGCCTTGTCTTATTTAGATGTTATGCAAAAAGTGAGTAACAATTTTAATGTACCAGTGATAGCTTACAGCGTTTCCGGAGAATATTCGATGACAAAAGCTGCCGCCTTGAAAGGATGGATTGATGAAAAAGCAATTGTTATGGAACAAATGTATGCCTTCAAAAGAGCTGGAGCAAATGCAATTATTACTTATTATGCAAAAGATGTGGCAAAATATTTGAATGAATCAGACTAA
- a CDS encoding M48 family metallopeptidase — protein sequence MKKKILSVFLFLATTLAVNAAQPKKPAKASKTSTTVNAQSNQNQQYMDVLKQQMQNAGIKKSSISSYEKATNSKQEVEKEKLYKKAIKEDEKNIYAYNDLGVLYINQKKFQEAANILEESLKYFNQNTSIYQNLLIAYRGANNAQGYANTVAKMVNNLPEYPDGYSLGANILIERGQYVQAVPYLEKLASIYETGNLNGIPEYVQNKNVYLNNTYALLIVTLVNAKQTQKAIDTFVAKREFMKQINPGNDSQILEMLQKVNEEFKTNKQVYESNLRKLQLPVPTTGKTKTTSKKRRK from the coding sequence ATGAAAAAAAAGATATTATCAGTTTTTTTATTTTTGGCTACAACTTTAGCGGTTAATGCAGCACAACCGAAAAAACCAGCCAAAGCAAGCAAAACAAGTACAACAGTAAATGCACAAAGCAATCAAAATCAACAATATATGGATGTTTTGAAACAACAAATGCAAAATGCTGGAATTAAAAAATCTTCAATTTCAAGTTATGAGAAAGCTACAAATTCTAAACAAGAGGTAGAAAAAGAGAAACTTTATAAAAAAGCAATAAAAGAAGATGAAAAAAATATATATGCATACAATGATTTAGGAGTTTTATATATTAATCAAAAAAAATTTCAAGAAGCAGCTAACATTTTGGAAGAATCATTGAAATATTTTAATCAAAATACATCAATTTACCAAAATTTATTAATAGCGTATAGAGGTGCTAATAATGCTCAAGGGTATGCAAATACTGTAGCTAAAATGGTGAATAATTTACCTGAATATCCAGACGGATATAGTTTAGGTGCTAATATTTTGATTGAAAGAGGACAATACGTACAAGCAGTACCTTATTTGGAAAAATTAGCATCAATTTATGAAACTGGAAATTTGAATGGAATTCCAGAATATGTTCAAAATAAAAATGTGTATTTGAATAACACATATGCGTTGTTAATTGTTACACTTGTAAATGCTAAACAAACTCAAAAAGCAATAGATACTTTTGTTGCCAAGAGAGAATTTATGAAACAAATTAACCCAGGAAATGATAGTCAAATATTGGAAATGTTACAGAAGGTTAATGAAGAATTTAAAACAAATAAACAAGTTTACGAAAGTAATTTAAGAAAATTACAACTTCCTGTACCAACAACAGGGAAAACAAAAACAACAAGTAAAAAAAGAAGAAAATAA
- the trkA gene encoding Trk system potassium transporter TrkA: MQIVVVGAGVVGEAICKELSEEGHDIVLIEQNEEVLNRLVENHDITGLVGNGASYENLLEANTDHADIFIAVTEADEINIISCIIARKLGVKYTMARVRNPEYSTDMKFVRDELGISRMLNPEQEAARSIVNKLKFPNALGVEEFFMGKANIITLKINEGSKLLGVKIKDIEFKQEERVLICIIQRGSKIFIPNGEIKLELGDSISVIGTIEAVSKFYNRLGYRNRYINSSMIIGGGMLSHYLVEKLIKNNVQVKVVEKSEKRTVKLSEKYPKAEVILGKETDQEFLLSEGIKNYDSVVTLTDKDEENIIISMFADTVTDAKVITKMNNTLLLPILENQNLTSTVVPKKIITDIIVRVVRSKSNTRGSKMNTLYRMSDNKVEVIIFEINGNSKALNIPLRDLNIKSNYLIACISRGNEIIYPGGNDVILENDRVMVVTTKKATEVFDDII, translated from the coding sequence ATGCAAATAGTTGTAGTAGGTGCTGGTGTCGTGGGAGAAGCAATTTGTAAGGAATTGTCTGAAGAAGGACATGACATTGTACTGATTGAGCAAAATGAGGAAGTTCTGAATAGATTGGTTGAAAATCATGATATTACAGGATTGGTTGGAAATGGTGCTTCGTATGAAAATTTATTGGAAGCGAATACAGATCATGCTGATATTTTTATTGCAGTAACAGAGGCTGATGAAATAAACATTATTTCTTGTATTATTGCAAGAAAATTAGGTGTGAAATATACAATGGCAAGAGTTAGAAATCCTGAATACAGTACAGATATGAAATTTGTTAGAGATGAATTAGGAATTTCAAGAATGTTGAATCCTGAGCAAGAAGCCGCTAGAAGTATTGTAAATAAATTGAAGTTTCCAAATGCTTTAGGAGTTGAAGAGTTTTTCATGGGAAAAGCGAATATCATAACTTTGAAAATCAATGAAGGAAGTAAACTTTTAGGTGTGAAAATAAAAGATATAGAATTTAAACAAGAAGAAAGAGTTTTAATTTGTATTATTCAGAGAGGAAGTAAAATTTTCATTCCAAATGGAGAAATAAAATTAGAATTGGGAGATTCTATTTCGGTAATTGGAACTATAGAGGCTGTTTCTAAATTTTATAATAGATTAGGATATAGAAATCGTTATATAAATTCTTCAATGATTATCGGTGGTGGAATGCTTTCACACTATTTGGTAGAAAAATTAATTAAAAATAATGTACAAGTAAAAGTTGTTGAAAAAAGTGAAAAACGAACTGTTAAATTAAGTGAGAAATATCCAAAAGCAGAAGTTATTCTTGGAAAAGAAACAGATCAAGAATTTTTATTAAGCGAAGGAATTAAAAATTATGATTCGGTTGTAACTTTGACTGATAAAGATGAAGAAAATATTATAATATCAATGTTTGCAGATACAGTTACAGATGCTAAGGTTATTACGAAAATGAATAATACCTTGTTATTACCAATTTTAGAAAATCAGAATTTAACTTCAACAGTTGTTCCTAAAAAAATTATTACAGATATAATTGTTAGAGTAGTTCGTTCTAAGTCTAATACAAGAGGATCAAAGATGAACACGCTTTATAGAATGAGTGATAATAAAGTAGAGGTTATTATTTTTGAAATAAATGGTAATAGTAAGGCGTTGAATATTCCTTTGAGAGACTTAAATATAAAATCAAATTACTTGATAGCTTGTATTTCTAGAGGAAATGAAATTATTTATCCAGGTGGAAATGATGTCATTTTAGAAAATGATAGAGTCATGGTAGTAACGACCAAAAAAGCAACAGAAGTATTTGATGATATTATATAA
- a CDS encoding TrkH family potassium uptake protein has protein sequence MNKKMIAFITGKIMILEAYLMILPLIISFIYKENFLHKGAYFGVIALLLILGNVLSIRLPKDNFIRGREGFVIVSLSWILMSIFGALPFVITKEIPSFIDAFFEVVSGFTTTGSSIIPDLNVLSHSNLFWHSFTHFVGGMGVLVLALAVFPKYSSSSVHIMKAEVPGPTFGKLVSKLSSTARVLYYIYIVMTIVVIVLLMFGGLDLFESSLLAFGTAGTGGFGVRNGSILPYHSAYIEMVLAIGMLVFGVNFNIYYFILIGKVKDVIKNEELKYYLLIVFVSIALIVMNIASKYQSIWQCIRDVLFTVSSIITTTGYSTADFGKWPLFSQVILLLIMFFGACAGSTAGGLKISRVIMMVKMYVAEIRQMISPNRVITVKYEDKPLSAKMQKNVAVYFVVYMILFTTMLLIVSFSLGDFMTAFSAVAATFNNIGPGLGKVGPAYSFADLNNVSKVVLSFGMLAGRLEIFPMLILFAPATWKLK, from the coding sequence ATGAATAAAAAAATGATAGCCTTTATAACAGGAAAAATAATGATTTTAGAGGCGTATTTAATGATTTTACCACTAATAATCTCTTTTATTTACAAAGAAAATTTTCTTCATAAAGGAGCGTATTTTGGGGTAATAGCGTTATTATTAATATTAGGAAATGTTCTTTCTATAAGGCTTCCAAAAGATAATTTTATTCGAGGGAGAGAAGGTTTTGTAATAGTATCGTTGTCGTGGATTTTGATGTCTATTTTTGGAGCATTACCGTTTGTTATTACAAAAGAAATACCGTCGTTTATAGATGCTTTTTTTGAGGTTGTAAGTGGATTCACGACTACAGGTTCGAGTATAATTCCTGATTTGAATGTATTGAGTCATTCTAATTTGTTTTGGCATAGTTTTACTCACTTTGTAGGGGGAATGGGAGTGCTAGTTTTAGCATTAGCAGTTTTTCCAAAATATTCTTCAAGTTCGGTTCATATTATGAAAGCCGAAGTTCCAGGGCCTACATTTGGTAAGCTAGTATCAAAATTATCGTCTACGGCAAGAGTACTTTATTACATTTATATCGTAATGACAATTGTGGTAATTGTTTTGTTAATGTTTGGAGGTCTTGATTTATTTGAGTCTTCGTTATTGGCATTTGGGACAGCTGGGACAGGTGGTTTTGGTGTAAGAAATGGAAGTATTTTGCCATATCACAGCGCTTATATCGAAATGGTTTTAGCAATCGGAATGTTAGTGTTCGGAGTAAACTTTAATATTTATTATTTTATTTTAATTGGAAAAGTGAAAGATGTTATAAAAAATGAGGAATTAAAATACTATTTGTTAATAGTGTTCGTAAGTATTGCGTTAATCGTAATGAATATTGCTTCAAAATATCAATCAATTTGGCAATGTATAAGAGATGTGTTATTTACAGTTTCATCAATAATAACGACAACTGGATATTCGACAGCAGATTTTGGGAAATGGCCATTGTTCTCACAAGTGATTTTGCTATTAATAATGTTCTTTGGAGCGTGTGCTGGTTCGACAGCTGGAGGATTAAAAATTTCAAGAGTTATAATGATGGTAAAAATGTATGTTGCAGAAATTAGACAAATGATAAGTCCAAATAGAGTGATAACAGTAAAATATGAAGACAAACCACTTAGTGCAAAAATGCAAAAAAACGTAGCTGTATATTTCGTAGTTTACATGATTTTATTTACAACAATGTTGTTAATTGTATCATTTTCATTAGGAGATTTTATGACAGCTTTCAGTGCAGTTGCAGCAACATTTAATAATATTGGGCCTGGATTAGGAAAAGTTGGTCCTGCATATAGTTTTGCTGATTTAAATAATGTTTCAAAAGTTGTATTGAGTTTTGGAATGTTGGCAGGAAGATTGGAAATATTCCCTATGTTAATATTATTTGCACCAGCTACTTGGAAATTGAAATAA
- the tpx gene encoding thiol peroxidase produces the protein MREIKDKVTFKGNPVTIVGEEVKVGEKARDFTVLASDLREVKLSDYAGKVVVITVFPSVDTGVCALQLARFNQEAANFSDDVQLLTISVDLPFALGRYCADKGIKNALTASDHRDLDFGLKYGFVIKELRLLTRGTIIVDKEGIIRYVEYVPEVGQEPNYDAALEVVKKLV, from the coding sequence ATGAGAGAAATAAAAGATAAAGTGACTTTTAAAGGGAATCCAGTAACAATTGTTGGAGAAGAAGTAAAAGTTGGAGAAAAAGCAAGAGATTTTACAGTGTTGGCAAGTGATTTAAGAGAAGTAAAATTAAGTGATTATGCTGGGAAAGTAGTTGTAATCACAGTATTCCCTTCAGTTGATACAGGTGTTTGTGCATTACAACTTGCGAGATTCAATCAAGAAGCAGCGAATTTTAGTGACGATGTTCAATTATTGACAATTTCTGTTGATTTACCATTTGCATTGGGAAGATATTGTGCGGATAAAGGTATCAAAAATGCCTTGACAGCGTCAGATCACAGAGATTTAGATTTTGGATTAAAATATGGATTTGTAATTAAAGAATTAAGATTATTGACTAGAGGAACAATTATTGTAGATAAAGAAGGAATTATCAGATATGTAGAGTATGTTCCAGAAGTAGGACAAGAACCTAATTATGATGCAGCTTTAGAAGTTGTTAAAAAATTAGTATAA
- a CDS encoding S1C family serine protease, whose product MKINKKIIAMSALFTLAVSCSNPANDSANASKNNDNQKMQVEASPKELKKYTQNATDIQGAFVQVHKNTKDSIVNIRTKKTVKVNTYNPLEELLFGTSGNRQETRESGSLGSGFVVSENGYVVTNNHVIDGADEIFVKFSDGREYKTKLVGTSPEVDIAVLKIQSNEKFKPLEFADSDNVQIGQWSIAFGNPMGLNDSMTVGVVSAAGRSSLGIEQIENFIQTDAAINQGNSGGPLIDINGKVIGVNTAILSQSGGSVGLGFAIPSNLVVAVKDSLISTGKFEKPYLGAYLGNLDSEIVKALKLKSSNGVLIAKVTPNGPAAQAGLQANDVITAVNGKSIISGGSFIGELAAKKAGDKVQLTIVRNGKEMNVTATLGKTPQQQIIQQQQLQQQQQEQQQQIYPNFGR is encoded by the coding sequence ATGAAAATAAATAAAAAAATTATTGCTATGAGTGCTTTATTTACTTTGGCTGTAAGTTGTTCTAATCCAGCTAATGATAGTGCTAATGCATCAAAAAATAATGATAATCAAAAAATGCAAGTTGAAGCTTCGCCAAAAGAATTGAAAAAATATACGCAAAATGCTACTGACATTCAAGGTGCATTTGTTCAAGTTCATAAAAATACGAAGGATTCGATTGTAAATATTAGAACAAAAAAAACTGTGAAAGTGAATACGTATAATCCACTAGAAGAATTGTTGTTTGGAACTTCAGGAAATCGGCAAGAAACTAGAGAATCTGGTTCTTTGGGATCTGGATTTGTTGTATCTGAAAATGGATATGTTGTTACAAATAATCACGTTATTGATGGTGCTGATGAAATTTTTGTAAAATTTTCTGATGGAAGAGAGTATAAAACGAAACTTGTAGGGACATCGCCTGAAGTTGATATTGCTGTATTAAAAATTCAATCGAATGAAAAATTCAAACCACTTGAATTTGCTGATTCTGATAATGTACAAATTGGTCAATGGTCGATTGCATTTGGAAATCCGATGGGATTGAATGACTCGATGACTGTTGGGGTAGTTAGTGCTGCAGGAAGAAGTTCTTTAGGAATTGAGCAAATCGAAAACTTCATTCAAACAGATGCTGCGATAAATCAAGGAAATAGTGGTGGACCATTAATTGATATTAACGGTAAAGTTATCGGTGTTAATACTGCAATTTTATCTCAAAGTGGTGGAAGTGTTGGACTTGGATTCGCAATTCCTTCTAATTTAGTTGTAGCTGTTAAAGATTCTTTGATTTCTACTGGTAAATTTGAAAAACCTTACCTTGGAGCTTATTTAGGAAACTTGGACTCTGAAATTGTAAAAGCATTAAAATTAAAATCTTCAAATGGAGTTCTTATTGCAAAAGTTACGCCAAATGGCCCTGCTGCTCAAGCTGGATTACAAGCAAATGATGTTATTACAGCTGTTAATGGAAAATCAATCATTTCTGGCGGTTCTTTCATAGGAGAACTTGCTGCTAAAAAAGCTGGAGATAAAGTTCAATTGACTATTGTTAGAAATGGAAAAGAAATGAATGTAACTGCTACTTTAGGAAAAACACCACAACAACAAATAATTCAACAACAACAGTTGCAACAGCAACAGCAAGAACAACAGCAACAAATTTATCCTAATTTTGGAAGATAA